The Sulfurospirillum diekertiae genomic sequence CCCAGCTTGGCAGCGCAACCAGCAGCTTTGACGTATTTGGTCAATTTTGCTTCGTTGTTCATTTAGTACCTTAATTTCAACTTCTTGACCATGAAATGATCAAGAAGTAGTGCGAGCCTTCCGCTGAGGAAAACCCAGTGTTAACGTAGTTTGAAAAGCTTTGCTTTGAAAGCGTTATTATAATGATATTGTACCCTCTCCACCAAAAAGCATCTCAATCGTGCCAAAGGCATTACCAATTTTTCCAACTTTGAGCTTATCACTCACACCAAAAAACTCTAAGCAGACGCCACAAGAATAAATCTCAACGCCTTTCGCTTCAAGCGCTTTAAGCACTTCCATAATAGGCGCACTCTCATCCGCGGTTGTTAAGAGGACAGCTTGATTGACACACACAATGCGACGAGGTAGTTTAGGAAGCTCTAAAGTGGATTTTAAAAAGCCAACAATCAATTTTGCACCCAGTTCGCCTTCACCGACTTTATCGCTTTTAAGAAACAAGGTTTTGTCTAAAAACTTCTCATCTTTAGCATCCGCTACAACATTACATGTAAAGCCTTTGACGATCGTAATAAGAGTTTTGCCTTCCGCTAAATCTTGCACTCTTACGTCAAATCCGCCATTTTGTGCAAAACGAGTCACGTTTTCTTTGGAAGCCAATGAACTCACTGTCACTTCAAGAACAGAATCATTTGGGAGTGTTTCCAACGCTTTTTTTGTTTGTAAAACGGGTTCTGGGCATGCCAAGCCACTACAATCTAATTTCATGATTTTCTCCAGTAAGTATAATTAAGTTAGTCTAAACCTTAGACCTAAAAAAAGAGGGAAGAGAGGATAAAATCCTCTCTTATTTTGCATTCATTATTTTTTCAATCCACGCACTTGCTTTTTCTACACTGTCAAATTTTTGACTTTTTGCCACTTGATTTTGACCTTCGTAAAAACGAACACGAATACCATCTTGTACCTCATCAATTTTGATACGTGTAATACGGTCAGCATTGAGGTAAACTCTATCGTTTAGTTTCACAAACATTGTAAACTCCTTTATCTTTATTGGCTTTATTCTAGCACGATTTTGGTAAATTATGAATTTAGGAAATTGTTTTGTGTTATACTTTAGAATGTAAATATTTTTACCATGAAAAGGTCACAATTATGGCACATCTATTTTGGATCTTTTTTATAACCTTAACATCAACATCTATACTCAGCGCAGATGTGCTCTCGACGATTTTTGAAACAAAAAAAATACGTGTTTGCATTTGGCCAGAGTATTATGGTATCTCTTATGTCAATCCAAGAACGCAAGAGCTCACCGGTATTGACATTGATTTAGCTAAAGAGTTTGCCAAAGATTTGGGTGTCAGTGTAGAGTTTAAATCCAGCTCGTTTGCAACACTCATTCAAGACATAAACACACATTATTGCGATATAGCCATGTTTGCCATCGGTCATACGGAAGAGCGAAAAAAATACCTTACCCTTACAACACCTCATCTTGCCAGCGATGTCTATGCTATTGCTGCCAAAAGTAACCGCCGTATTCAAACATGGGATGACATTGATAAAGAAGGTGTTGTCGTTGCGGTTGCTAAGGGAACTTACCATGTGAAACTCATGCAAAATTCCCTCAAAAATGCCAAACTGCTTATCGTCGATTCTCTTCACGCAAGAGAACAAGAGGTTGAAGCTGGACGTGCTGATGTTTTTATGACCGATTACCCTTTTGGTATTTATATGCTTGAAGAACAAGAGTGGGCAAAGCTAATCAAACCGACTAAACCATTTCATATCACCCCTTATGGTTGGGCAATAGCACAAAATGAGCCTTCTTTGGAGCAGAAAGTTGAAGCCTTTATTCAGGCTATTAAACATGATGGTAGGCTGTTAAGCGCTGCAAAACGCCACCACTTAGAACCTATTGTCGTGCTCGAGTAATTCTATGAAACAGTTTTTGTTGGAGGAGAGAAAGGTCACTCGGTATATTATCGCAGCGATTGCCATTTTTGCGATAATTATTGGGTTTATCATTATGGCACTCTCAAGCTTACGCCAAGAAGCCATCCAAACACATCGTCATATTGCCAATCTTCATGCCTATACAATTGAAGAACATTTTTCTCAAATCCTTCAGCATGCTAGTATCACCATAGATCGTATCCCACTTTTAAGTAATGAATCAACCTCTGATGTTGCTCTTGCTCCCGTTTTTACTGAACTATTGCATAATGCACCCTATTTACGCTCACTCTCTCTTTTAAATGACGAAGGTGTTATCATCGCAAGTTCTCATGAAGCCAATATTGGCAAAAAAGTACCCGTAGAAAATTTTTTTGCCTATCCCTTTTGGAGAAACGCCCTTGTTACGCATTGGTGTTCCATGGGCAGGAAGAGATTTTGATAATGCCCATTCTAGTAGTATTGAAAAACCTATACCTTCTTCAGAGATAACCTTTTTGCCTCTGCTCAAAAAAGTCTTTTTCGAAGATAGGCTGTATTATATCATCGCCAACATCAACATTGATTATCTTACCAATCGCTATACAAACACCCTACCCATAGATCAAGGCACTGTCTCTTTGTGGAGACTTGATGGCACACTCTTAGTTTCAACCAATCCCCAATTATACCTTGGTGCTTCACACTATAATTTGAGCCATTGGCAACAAGAAAACGAAGACTTTTTTGCCCACCTACGAGATGAAACACATTCTCTTTTAGATGTGTTTCGCCTCGCTAAAATTTTTCCTTTTATTGTAGAAATTCAAACGAATGAGGTCAATACCCTTGGTTATTGGGATAAAGAACGTCAAAAAATGCTGGGTATCATCATACTTCTTATGACACTGACGTGTGGCCTAACACTAGCATTGATTGTACGTTATTACAATGAAAACAGTCGCCAAAGAGAACAACTTTCCTATGAAAAACAGTTTCGTGTTGCCATGGAAGCAACACAAACTGGTCTTTGGACATGGAATCTAAAGACAAATCAAGTGACGTGGGATACACAATGCTTTTTACTCCTTGGCTATCAACCCCACTCTTTTGAGACACCCTGGGATAAAATTTACGAACTAACACATCCTGATGATGCACAGGATATGCTACCCTCAATTCAAGATCAGATTCTTGCTCAAGCAACCTTTCTAATTGAACGTCGAATGAAAATGGCTTCTGGTGAATGGGTCTGGATACAAGTAAGAGGTAAAGTCATTGAATTTTCAGAGCAAAATGAACCTTTACTGCTTACAGGTGTTTATATTAACATTGACACGCAGAAGAAAATTGAACAACTACACCTTTCCGCCGTTGCATTTGAAACACAAGAGGCTATTCTTATCACTGATGTTAAAGAAAAAATTTTAAAGGTAAATGAGGCTTTTACACGTATTACGGGCTATAGTGACAATGAAATCCTTGGCCAAACACCCCGAGTCCTTCATTCAGGCTATCACGATAAAGCTTTTTATCAAGCGATGTGGAAAGCATTACTTGAAGAAGGTTTTTGGCAAGGTGAACTTTGGAATAAGCGAAAAAATGGCGAAATTTATGCAGAATTTATCACCATTACCTCTATTCGCAATGATCAAGGTACCATCACCCACTTTATCGCCAATTTTAACGACATAACCACCAATAAAGTAGAACAGCTAAAGATTCAAGAACTGGCTTACTATGATCCTCTAACCCGTCTGGCAAACCGTCGCTTATTAGAAGAATCTTTGCACAAAACCTTAAAACATTGTCTTTATGAGAGCCATTTAGGAGCATTGCTCTTTATTGATTTGGATTACTTCAAAGAGCTCAATGATACGTTTGGACACGATGCAGGCGATATGCTTCTGATTCAAACGGCAGCACGTCTTAAAGAGACGATCAGGGAGAGTGATCTTGTTGCACGACTTGGTGGTGATGAGTTTATTGTCTTACTCAAAGATATTGGTAAACAGCACGGTAGTGCTAATCATCTAACAGAAAATATTGCACATAAAATTCTCTCACTTTTATGCAAGCCTTATGCCTTAGCACATGGGAATTATCAACTGGGGGCAAGTATTGGGTGTACTATTTTTGGAAATGATCCTAAAAAAGACAGTACGATGATTCTCAAAGAGGCTGACCTTGCCATGTACCAAGCCAAAGAAAAAGGGCGCAATCAGATTTGCTTTTATAAGACCTCTTCTTAACTATAATTTTTTAACACTTCAATAAG encodes the following:
- the yedF gene encoding sulfurtransferase-like selenium metabolism protein YedF translates to MKLDCSGLACPEPVLQTKKALETLPNDSVLEVTVSSLASKENVTRFAQNGGFDVRVQDLAEGKTLITIVKGFTCNVVADAKDEKFLDKTLFLKSDKVGEGELGAKLIVGFLKSTLELPKLPRRIVCVNQAVLLTTADESAPIMEVLKALEAKGVEIYSCGVCLEFFGVSDKLKVGKIGNAFGTIEMLFGGEGTISL
- a CDS encoding sodium-dependent tyrosine transporter, translated to MFVKLNDRVYLNADRITRIKIDEVQDGIRVRFYEGQNQVAKSQKFDSVEKASAWIEKIMNAK
- a CDS encoding substrate-binding periplasmic protein, producing MAHLFWIFFITLTSTSILSADVLSTIFETKKIRVCIWPEYYGISYVNPRTQELTGIDIDLAKEFAKDLGVSVEFKSSSFATLIQDINTHYCDIAMFAIGHTEERKKYLTLTTPHLASDVYAIAAKSNRRIQTWDDIDKEGVVVAVAKGTYHVKLMQNSLKNAKLLIVDSLHAREQEVEAGRADVFMTDYPFGIYMLEEQEWAKLIKPTKPFHITPYGWAIAQNEPSLEQKVEAFIQAIKHDGRLLSAAKRHHLEPIVVLE
- a CDS encoding sensor domain-containing diguanylate cyclase, with amino-acid sequence MLRIGVPWAGRDFDNAHSSSIEKPIPSSEITFLPLLKKVFFEDRLYYIIANINIDYLTNRYTNTLPIDQGTVSLWRLDGTLLVSTNPQLYLGASHYNLSHWQQENEDFFAHLRDETHSLLDVFRLAKIFPFIVEIQTNEVNTLGYWDKERQKMLGIIILLMTLTCGLTLALIVRYYNENSRQREQLSYEKQFRVAMEATQTGLWTWNLKTNQVTWDTQCFLLLGYQPHSFETPWDKIYELTHPDDAQDMLPSIQDQILAQATFLIERRMKMASGEWVWIQVRGKVIEFSEQNEPLLLTGVYINIDTQKKIEQLHLSAVAFETQEAILITDVKEKILKVNEAFTRITGYSDNEILGQTPRVLHSGYHDKAFYQAMWKALLEEGFWQGELWNKRKNGEIYAEFITITSIRNDQGTITHFIANFNDITTNKVEQLKIQELAYYDPLTRLANRRLLEESLHKTLKHCLYESHLGALLFIDLDYFKELNDTFGHDAGDMLLIQTAARLKETIRESDLVARLGGDEFIVLLKDIGKQHGSANHLTENIAHKILSLLCKPYALAHGNYQLGASIGCTIFGNDPKKDSTMILKEADLAMYQAKEKGRNQICFYKTSS